The Arachis ipaensis cultivar K30076 chromosome B03, Araip1.1, whole genome shotgun sequence region ctaGCAATAGAAGACAACGATTTTCATTATAAAAATGCTGTGTATTGGTGCACGTGGAATCATCATATCAATCAAATTATTTATNNNNNNNNNNNNNNNNNNNNNNNNNNNNNNNNNNNNNNNNNNNNNNNNNNNNNNNNNNNNNNNNNNNNNNNNNNNNNNNNNNNNNNNNNNNNNNNNNNNNNNNNNNNNNNNNNNNNNNNNNNNNNNNNNNNNNNNNNNNNNNNNNNNNNNNNNNNNNNNNNNNNNNNNNNNNNNNNNNNNNNNNNNNNNNNNNNNNNNNNNNNNNNNNNNNNNNNNNNNNNNNACGATTTTCATTATAAAAATGCTGTGTATTGGTGCACGTGGAATCATCATATCAgtcaaattatttattaaatttataaacattaaattatatattttttatatgtaaaatttctataaatataaatacaaattattGTTAACTAAatattgaataaaaataatttataaatatagatataaattatttattgttggtAATGTAACATTgttcaaataatattatttattaaatccGTAAGTATCAAGCCGCAACAATATAAAGTACAATTTTACGTACCAAAGCACTCAATGCTTTAATGTACAAAGAGGGCACTATGATTTCATTTTTATTCAATTAAAACTAAGggaattgattaattaattaagcaGAGGGTTTCATCTCAGATTTGATGGCACCAACAAGCTGATCATAAGCTTCACTCCATGCTTCCTTCATGGCTGGTGACCACATTTCAGGCACTGCTTCTTTTATTGTTTCCAACAGTGCAAACTTTGTCACCTTTTCAAACATAAAATGCACATAACAGAGTCTTAGTAAATATGAGATGAGCAATGATGTTATTACATTCAAAGTTATGTTATTTACCTCATAATGTGCATCTACAACACCAACCCTGAAATGGGTAGCACCCATTTTTTTCAAGTTTGATTCTCTCACGGTCACTTTTCCAGCCTTTCGAAGTTGAACTGCTGATTCACATGTCTGCAATAACACAAAACATTAGAAAATGTAGTGACCTATTGGACATTATTTGTTCTTGGATTCAAATGGTGACAAAAGTCAAAGCAGGGAGCTTGCAAATTGAACTTATTACCATAACAAATACAGTCACGGCATGTGTCTTGAGCTTGGGATTCTGCTCCAAAGGAACTTTTGAGTCTTTCAAGAATGAAAACAGTTTCTGAGCTGATGGAGCAATCTCAAATATCCTACAAAAAGTTTGGTCAATTTATTAAATTCATTAATAAATTTAACTTTAATGCATTGTCAAGTGTTTTTCTCTAATCACGTAAAAATACTactttttatattaactatgtaaataatcatgaaaagagtaaatatgattaaataactgtatatcaaaattaaactcttggTTAATTCTGATAGTTGATTAATACATGTTGTAAATAATAAGAATTTGAAGAGGCTAAAGGAGTTATCAAATGGCTTACTTAAGGAAAAACTTGAAACCAAGTTCAGCAGAATTCTTCTTCATAACATTCCATGACTTGACCACAAGAGCTTCTTGCTCTTCAGTGAATGCTCTTGCCTCCAGGGTGCTCATGATTCTCTAGTAGTTAAGAGTTTTGTGATAGGTTATGGAAGTGATTGAGGGGAACCTTTGATGTTGAAGCTTGTTGGTTTGGTAAAGTTTATATATAGTGTAACTTGGAGAAGAAGTTGGCTCTTCATTGCAATGGAGAGCCATTCCAGTATAGTTGGGTTAGTTGGCATGCTTTGTTTGTCAGATATGATTGTTtcagttaattttttttgttgctcTTATCTGATAAAGAAAAGTACTAAAGTAGCATTACTAGGGGCACAGAAAACTAGGTGCTGTAGTTGACTAGTTGTTAGTGTATGCAgccccaacttacaagagaaacTAGACATTGTTTTGAACCATTGTATTGTGCCCATTTGCAATCAAAACTTTGGAAATTTGTACTTCTCTTCTTGCGTAAGCAATGACCCATGAAACTGGTCAAATTTGATTTCATGTTAGTTGTTTTTTATTGAATTGTCAATTAAAATATATGATTTCATGTGACAAGTTGACCTAGTCTTATAAGGCTTAAATTTTACTGATGATTAAGGTGAGTGAGTCAGTATTTATTTTTACTGAGACATGAAAACCAATATCAATCATTTGCATACAAAAAGGTTAATATCATCTTTTACAAACGACAAAATGTGATGTGATTATAGATGAGATATATAcataattttatttcaaaaaattcaCTCCAAATGCAAATAAAGCTAAGGAGGCAgaaagaacaaaagttagagtgAAGGGGTGTCCCAGCAAAGCAGGAAAAGAGAGTAGAAAACACATGACAGCTGTAGAGGATCAATGAGGTTGGTACTTGGTAGATATTACCTTATAAGCCACTTGAGCCACTAAAAGCTGATTATGCCCCTCAATGTTATTGCCTAACCCAATCCCAGAATGAACATCTTTGATGAACTAATTTATGCTAGCATTTCAGAAATGCAACTTCTGTGTCCACAACATTCTTCAATTAAGTCCCTAACTCAGTCATAACTTTTAATATAAAGGGGACCAAGAGTCATCTCTCACAAGTCAAACTAAGATGGAAGACAGAACTATCTCAATTCTAACCAGCTGTGATCACTTAGGAATTTGTGTTCTATCGGTTTTGTCAATTGTAAGCAAAATGTGTCATGTATGCACATCACTAATGATGAGCTCAACACCATCAAACAATTGAGATAAACAAAAATTTCTCAcaaccaaaagaaaagaaagaaagaaagagctaACTTTGATTAACTTCATTTACCTAAATTCAACTACCATAAACCATGACATCACTAGCCAACTTTGATtaacttcataatttttttttttattttgataaagtTGCATATCCACAAGAAACAGAAACAAAAGACAGAGGGTGTTGGGTTGGGGGGAAGTGATGTGGTTAACCACATCCATAGTTTATATCAGGTGTTGAAGCAACAACCGAAAATGGAATTTCGACTCTCTCTTTCACAAGACATCGAGCTTCCCCATTTTCCATCACCAAAATTCTACCAGGCGGACACTGAGTAATTGATCTATGCTTCACATTCTGGGCAGCAGATCTTTCATTCTCATTTTCTGTTCTTTGACGCCAGCCTTGTACATTGAATCGGACACCTAACTTCCCCAGATTAGGCCCAAAGCCAGACACACTTAATATTGATACCACTCCAGCAACTGTAAGCATTGTTTTGGCTGCAGAAGTTATGAAATATCCCAACCCTTTTCTTAAACTTTTATCTTCATTTGCAGCATGATTTTGCTCCTTATCATCTAGGCTGTTTTTTGCCTCAATCATTGGATCGAGTGTGATTAACCCATTGCGACCGGACTTATTCACAGAAGGGATTTGCGACAGATACTCCTTGTCCAGAGACATGGAATATGGGGGGCGGCTTGGATACGGAGGGAGTAGCAGATCATTATTGGTTTCGACAGTTTCACTAGCAAAAGTGGAAGCTTCGTGTATCACATCCAATTCCTTACCCTTGTACTCCTTCAGCTTATCGATTAACACCTTACGACTGCTCTCAATCTCAGCCAACGCAATTTCTCTTTGATATCGCTGTTGTTGTTGTAGAACCTGGAAATTGAACACAAAAATTAAGAttcccaaacattttatcaaccaTACATAGAACATTTTCCCAGAGAAGACAACCAACAAAATCTTACATAAACATAACCACCAAGACTACAGCAATATATAACCACCAAGACTAAAGCAATATCAAGATTACAAGTCAAACATACCAATAAGCTTCAACAATAATCTCCATAGCACCTTATGAAAAAACTTGCAAACTAGAGTGTACACCTAGAATAATAAACTTGAATCTTGAAACTCAATTTCTAAACTCGATTAGGGTACCTAAACTGGTAAACTTGTATAACTGGTATAGCTAGCTTTATTCTTACAAACTGTAGCTAGCAGCATTGTAACAAATTCAAAATCTCAAACTTCCTCAGACAATTAAAAAGAATAACAAAAAAAGAAACTTTAtccaaagaaagaaacaaagataaCCCATGTTTCTAATAAATGAACCATGACTCCCTTACAACTAGTAACCACAACTGAAAAATCCCCAAATCAGAAACCCTATTGAAAAATATTCGATTTTTAACAGAAGAGTTTTGTGAGGTAACCTGCAAGGAAGCAAGCTGGGTCTCCAAGGCTTCGAGGGCATCGCAAATTTTGAGGAGCATATCAGTAGCTTCGTCATCATCGTCGTCGGCGGCGGAAGGTGACGGGCCATTGAGAGTGAGAGGCGCGTGGTTAGATGTGGTGGCGGTGGCGGTGTGGATGCAATTGCTAATCTTCAAtctgagttctgtagctctgGCCAACACTAACCCTATTCCCTCTTCTTCCATTtctattttctctctctctttctttgtgTTGTGGCTGTGACAGTGTGACCTAAGTTTCAATCAAAGGGGAGAAAAAAGAAAAGCGCCAAAAATACTCTCTTTCCTCTGTTCTTGTGTCGCTGTCTGAGGGGCAAGATTGTGAATTGTGAAGCTCACTCTTCACTCACCCAATTTGCCTTAGCTTCATACCAGTCATACAATTCGGAAACAGAATCCAACTTTTCCCTTTTCTCAAAATTCTCCCAAAGACAAAATATTAATTCCAATATCTTTCTTTTTTACCAAGAAGTAATATTTATGAAagtaattgttgaatttttgccCCAAAAAATTAGCTTTACAGTAAATAATATTTGTAGGCATTGGAAAGATTCATGGTAAAATTTAAGTATTTCCATTAataaataacaacaataataattattaatacaagGAATAGTGCATTAAATGATGATATATGAAGGTTAGAAGGATGTGTAAAGCTTATGGTGAAATTTTATTAAGGAAAAGTTAGTCATAAGCAAAAACCAAAGGTGTGAAATTCCAATGCAGATTGTTGGGCAATGAGGCATTTGAGAGTGAGAGATGCTCTGGTGTACCATGATCATGTCCTTGCTATAAAATCTGGTCTGGACTCAAGCATTTTTACTTGTAATCAACTCATTCACAGCTACTCGAACCATGGCTTTGTTCAAGAGGCACACAAAGTGTTCGATGGAATGCATCAACGAAATGAATTCTCTTGGAATGCCATTATTATGGCCTACATAAAAGCACACAATTTGACTCGAGCACGATCACTTTTCGACTCTGCCTCCCACAAGGACTTGGTTGCTTACAATTCCATGTTGTCGGCTTATGTCGGCGCTGATGGTTATGAAACCGAGGCACTTGATTTCTTTGCTGCAATGCAATCTGCGCGCGTCACGGTTGGGATTGATGAGATCACTTTGACAACCATGCTTAACTTGACTGCCAAGCTAGGCATGGCGTACCATGGGAAGCAAATACATTCATACATGGTGAAAACTGCAAATGATTCAAGCAAGTTTGCAACAAGCTCTCTTATTGACATGTACTCTAAATGTGGTTCTTTTCACGAAGCATGCAACGTGTTTACTGGTTGTGATGGGATGGTGGATTTGGTTTCAAAGAATGCAATGATTGCAGCTTGTTGTAGGGAACGAGAGATGGACATGGCTTTGAATCTGTTTTGGAAAAATCATGAATTAAATAACATTGTATCCTGGAATACATTGCTTGTAGGACATGCCCAGAATGGCTATATGGAGAAGGCACTTGCCTTGTTTGCCGAGATGATTGAAAATGGTATCGGCTGCGATGAACACACTTTGGCTAGTGTTTTGAGTACCTGCTCTGGTTTAAAGTGCTTGAAATTAGGCAAGTGTGTTCATGCTTGGGTGTTGAGAAATGGTTGCATTTCAAATCAATTTATTAGCAGTGGCATTGTTGATCTCTACTGTAGGTGTGGGAATATTAGATATGCGGAGTTAGTCTATGCAGGAATCGGGATTGAGAATCCATTTGCAGTTGCTTCATTGATTACATGCTACTCATCTCAAGGTAACATGATAGAAGCTCAAAGGCTCTTCAATTCACTTACAGAAAGAAATTATGTTGCCTGGACAGCTTTATTTTCAGGTTATGTCAAATCACAACAATGTGAGGCAGTCTTCAAACTCTTCAGAGAGTATATATCTACAAAAGCTCTAGTTCCTCAAGCGATGATCATTATTCGTGTGCTTGGCGCATGTACAATGCAAGCAGCCCTTAGTTTGGGAAGGCAGATTCATGCTTACATCTTGAGAATGAGATTCCTTATGGATGAGAAATTGCTGGGTGCTTTGGTTGATATGTACTCAAAATGTGGGAATATTATGCATGCTGAGAAAATCTTTAGACTAGTTAACAATAGCAACAGAGATGCAATCTTGTATAATATTATGATAGCTGGTTATGCTCACCATGGGCTTGAAAATGAAGCTATTCAGCTTTTTGAGGAGATGTCGAAGAAAAGTGTCAAGCCTGATGCAATTACTTTTGTTGCACTCCTTTCGGCTTGTCGGCATCGTGGATTAGTAGAACTAGGAGAAAAGATTTTCATTTCCATGGAAGAAGAGTACAATGTAGTGCCTGATAATTACCACTATGCATGTATTGTTGATATGTATGGAAGGGCTAATCAACTAGAAAAGGCAGTCGAATTTATCAGGAAGATCCCTATACCGATAGATGCTACAATCTGGGGTGCATTTCTTAATGTTTGTCAAATCAGCAACAATACAGACCTTGTCAAACAGGCAGAAGAGAAACTGTTAAAGATTGATGTCGATAATGGGTCTCGGTATGTGCAATTGGCCAATCTTTATGCTGCCAAAGGGAAATGGGATGAGAAGGGAAGAATAAGAGAGAAAATGAGAGAAAAAGAGGCTAAGAAGGTTGCTGGTTGCAGTTGGATATATGTGGCAGATGGTATTCATGTATTCACTTCTGGTGATGCATCTCATACAAAAGGAGATGCAACATATGCAActtgattgtgcttgaatgtAAATTTGTATTTGCCATTCACAGAACTAGTAgctaaaatattattttggaagTCTATTTTCCAACAGAAGATTTGTCAAACTCGGTGATATTGTAGAGGATATAATTTTCCATTTTGTGATCATATGATCACATTTCAATGCGGCATGGTTGGAGAAACCATTGCATAAATGAATTTATTATATAGTCTTTACACGTATATGCATCTCAATTCATTGCCAATATCATCTTTACTGCATATTGTCCAAGGTATTTTAAGAAAAATCATTTTATTCTGTCACAGGAAATCTTTGCAACTATGTAAACAGCAACATAGAATCATATGTTAGCAAAATGATTTAAAGTTTGACCGTCAAAGGAGCATGCAAACTTTTATGGAGACAGATATGTCAGAGTTTATTACTTTTGGATTGGAGCTTTTGTACACTTAGCTTTTGTCAAGGCAATTATTCATGACAAAAAGGTGGTGACCAACAGCTCATGTTTGATTACTTAAGGATCATGAAGATGGATTAATGCTTAGTGCTTatgaaattttgtgattttgttatTTGTATCATAGTAAGATCATAGAAATTTTAGGAGTAAATGAAATTATTTTTCAACAATTCTCCATACCTTCTTATGCTACTTGACCCAAAAGCTACAAAAAATTGCATTAGTATTTCTGGATGGCAATACAGATTTCTACTGAGTAGAcattcaaaaaaacaaaaaaaaaaaaactgaatttGCGATTGATCCTGCAGCCATAGCAGATGTTGAGGCAAAGAATATACATCCATAGATTTGGAGAAAAAAAAGGGTCAATTCAACAATAGAGATATTCTTCAACAGTATAGTAGTCCAGGCTTCCATAGTTTTCAGATTGTAGCTTGCTATCCAATGTAAGATCATTCTCTGCTACAATCCCTTCCCTTGAAGTGTTGCCATTTAACTCAATATCCTCATAGACACAAAGGCAAATTATTATTCACCAATTATGCAGAGAGGCAGACACATTTTCTTCTTGCACATTGCACCTGTGAGATTACTAACCTAGTTCCTTTGACAATAGATAATGGAAAGTGAAGTTATGAGGGGCTAATTCAATGCCTTTCCAGCTTGTTTTAGACTGAAACTCCCTAATGCATTTCCTCTGAGAATCAGGTAAATAAGGCTTAACCATCTCCATCAAATCAAATGCTCCCAGACCTGAACTCTTTGCAAAAGACTCGACTATTTTCGGGACTACTATTTTCTGTTCCTTGGTTATGCTAGTAGTGGACAGAATGTATTCTTCTTTTGCAGATTCTAGCTCCTCAAGGACTCTCTTTGGTGTGTACACATGTAGCTGCGAAAATAACAGCCAAGCCCAGATGAGATTCTAAGATGTCTTGTAGCTACATAAATGCAAGAATATGTTTTAAAATATACCCATGACAATGGTACTAATTATGTTTTCTTGAGTTATCATGTGAAGTGGGAAATAAGACCAAACATCAAGGTTTATGTTTATACTAGTTAAACAACTGCAACTAATACAGAAAGATCAGAGGTATACCGCAGGATCAGAATGGCTTCCCGAGCAAAGCGCAAATATTAACAAAGGTTCTGGACGACGTATGGCGTATCCTTTTCTTGCATCTCTAACCTTGGATTTTGTCTTTGATGGAAACCACAGCCGCAGCCACtgtttaaagaaaaaataaagttaATTTCTGTGATAAGGTAACAAGAACAGGTCTCTACTCTCTACAAAAACTAGTTTTCTTGCTACATGAAATAAGAATACACATTCTAAGTACAAGTTTCCAGAATTTTAGATTTACTTGTCCTGGACGAGGCAATCTGCACCCTAAAATGAAGTCTTGTATCTGGTCTAAGCTTATAGTATAACCCCCAATGTTATATGCAGCCTGAAATATTCACTAGCTTATGTTAGTGAGCATGAAAACTGAGTCAAATCCTTGCAGTGTTATGAGTGAACATCATACCTTAAGTACTGTAGACATTCTTTTAACATTATTGGCTGAAACTCCATATACTAATAAGGCCTGTGGAGAACAATGAAACATAGGGTAAGATTTGGTTTAAGGGCTCAATACCATGCACTAATTAAAGCAGATTACATATGTAGAAATTTTACATGCATTGCTAATGCATTGTGCACATTAATCCAAAAGGCTAGCTTCTCTTCATGCCTCATGTTTCTAGGATTAACTTCGTCCAATCGAGAAACAAGTGACCTGCAAGAGATTATAATGTCAGGTTTTTTACGTTTATACTAGTTTTGCTTCTTCAGCTTTCATGGTGAAGCTTTTAAGTTTTAATGCATTGTTTCTGGGTGAAAACATGAATTTGAATTAAAGGATAAGCACTATAAGAGGGCTCACCTGAATCTCCGTAGCATGTATTCAATCTCTTTTAGTTTCTGATCATCTGTACATAGTTGCTGAATCCTTACCATTGAGCAGTAAGGTTCACTAAATTCTTTTGATCCTTTGACATGGAAAGGGTTAGTGGAGTTCAAATTGAAGGATGAACGCTTCTTCCACTGCGATCCCAACTTACTACTCTGGCTCTCTGAAGAAAGTTCATAACCAGATGATGAGAATGAAATGGAGGATGAAACATTTTTAAGACCAAGAGAAGGTGGCTCTGAAAGTTCACAATATATGGCGGATATGCACTTAATCATCTCTTCAGAAAGCCAATTCGGCGTCTCTGGAACATTATCAACATAGAAATTCCCAAGATGCTCTCCCAGGCTGGTTGAACTGGATTTAGCACACTGAGCTTGCTGTCGAAACAAAATGTTGAAGGCACATATTATAAACAGTTGCATATGAAAATACAACTACTACTATACTTTTATTTATCAAACTTACTTCTAGCATGGATAATGGCAGAGAATGGTAGTTGTCTAGAGTTTTGCTCTTAATGTGCTCAGGAGAAGCTTCAACTAAGCATACTGATCGCTGAGATAGTTCTGAGTGACATCGATGAACGCTAGAGCCTAAAACGGTATCAGGTACCAGCTGGTTGTAATATTCCTTGACCTCACAGTTAGTTGAATTATTATTACTGGGTGAAATGTTACTATATTGCATAACTGTAGTTTCCTTTTCTAAGGTAGCACCTTCAACAGTTCCTCTTTCAATGTCAGAAGCTGTTTCCAATCTTCTTTCCTTGGTTGATAGAGTTGTAATTTGTTGATCAAATCTTCTCCTATACAAAGATAGCAAGTGTTGTTCCAAATACACAACTTCTAATTCCAATATTCCAATCTCCTTAATCAGTTCTTTGGCAGCCTATAAGATAAATACAATTCATAGTCAGAAACAAGACCAAACAAATTTCAATACATTtagagttaaaaaaaaaagaaaaagaaatctaCCTTAGGTATTGAATTTTCTAATGTAGCATCCTGTGAATAAGGTAGGTAACATGCTTTCTCTAATGCACGCCTTATCACAAATTGTTGCTGTAATCGTTTTTGAAGCTGCAGAATCTTCAGAAATACACAAAAAGCTAATGAATATATACATAAAGAAAGACACATCATTCTTTGACTCAAATCTAAGTCAATAATATTTTTACCTCTTGAGTCAAAGAACTTTGAAGATCCATATTATGGTATTGCCTCTTCTTGGATTCAATGCTTTGCTTGAGTTCTCCCAGTTCCTTTTCatgataaaaaagaaagaaaacttcCATAACTGAAAGTCATTATTCTAAGATGCTCATAAAGATTTGAAGAGACAAAAAGAGAGATACCATTTTAGGGTGATAAGAAGG contains the following coding sequences:
- the LOC107628929 gene encoding uncharacterized protein LOC107628929 isoform X1 is translated as MPNSDTKNMHHNIKWHHSGFKQFSFMNTTTTTTTVSVSTHKRSISEPMKIRAMEEEQVENIIQPSYHPKMELGELKQSIESKKRQYHNMDLQSSLTQEILQLQKRLQQQFVIRRALEKACYLPYSQDATLENSIPKAAKELIKEIGILELEVVYLEQHLLSLYRRRFDQQITTLSTKERRLETASDIERGTVEGATLEKETTVMQYSNISPSNNNSTNCEVKEYYNQLVPDTVLGSSVHRCHSELSQRSVCLVEASPEHIKSKTLDNYHSLPLSMLEQAQCAKSSSTSLGEHLGNFYVDNVPETPNWLSEEMIKCISAIYCELSEPPSLGLKNVSSSISFSSSGYELSSESQSSKLGSQWKKRSSFNLNSTNPFHVKGSKEFSEPYCSMVRIQQLCTDDQKLKEIEYMLRRFRSLVSRLDEVNPRNMRHEEKLAFWINVHNALAMHALLVYGVSANNVKRMSTVLKAAYNIGGYTISLDQIQDFILGCRLPRPGQWLRLWFPSKTKSKVRDARKGYAIRRPEPLLIFALCSGSHSDPALHVYTPKRVLEELESAKEEYILSTTSITKEQKIVVPKIVESFAKSSGLGAFDLMEMVKPYLPDSQRKCIREFQSKTSWKGIELAPHNFTFHYLLSKELG
- the LOC107634085 gene encoding putative pentatricopeptide repeat-containing protein At3g18840, whose product is MRHLRVRDALVYHDHVLAIKSGLDSSIFTCNQLIHSYSNHGFVQEAHKVFDGMHQRNEFSWNAIIMAYIKAHNLTRARSLFDSASHKDLVAYNSMLSAYVGADGYETEALDFFAAMQSARVTVGIDEITLTTMLNLTAKLGMAYHGKQIHSYMVKTANDSSKFATSSLIDMYSKCGSFHEACNVFTGCDGMVDLVSKNAMIAACCREREMDMALNLFWKNHELNNIVSWNTLLVGHAQNGYMEKALALFAEMIENGIGCDEHTLASVLSTCSGLKCLKLGKCVHAWVLRNGCISNQFISSGIVDLYCRCGNIRYAELVYAGIGIENPFAVASLITCYSSQGNMIEAQRLFNSLTERNYVAWTALFSGYVKSQQCEAVFKLFREYISTKALVPQAMIIIRVLGACTMQAALSLGRQIHAYILRMRFLMDEKLLGALVDMYSKCGNIMHAEKIFRLVNNSNRDAILYNIMIAGYAHHGLENEAIQLFEEMSKKSVKPDAITFVALLSACRHRGLVELGEKIFISMEEEYNVVPDNYHYACIVDMYGRANQLEKAVEFIRKIPIPIDATIWGAFLNVCQISNNTDLVKQAEEKLLKIDVDNGSRYVQLANLYAAKGKWDEKGRIREKMREKEAKKVAGCSWIYVADGIHVFTSGDASHTKGDATYAT
- the LOC107628929 gene encoding uncharacterized protein LOC107628929 isoform X2: MKIRAMEEEQVENIIQPSYHPKMELGELKQSIESKKRQYHNMDLQSSLTQEILQLQKRLQQQFVIRRALEKACYLPYSQDATLENSIPKAAKELIKEIGILELEVVYLEQHLLSLYRRRFDQQITTLSTKERRLETASDIERGTVEGATLEKETTVMQYSNISPSNNNSTNCEVKEYYNQLVPDTVLGSSVHRCHSELSQRSVCLVEASPEHIKSKTLDNYHSLPLSMLEQAQCAKSSSTSLGEHLGNFYVDNVPETPNWLSEEMIKCISAIYCELSEPPSLGLKNVSSSISFSSSGYELSSESQSSKLGSQWKKRSSFNLNSTNPFHVKGSKEFSEPYCSMVRIQQLCTDDQKLKEIEYMLRRFRSLVSRLDEVNPRNMRHEEKLAFWINVHNALAMHALLVYGVSANNVKRMSTVLKAAYNIGGYTISLDQIQDFILGCRLPRPGQWLRLWFPSKTKSKVRDARKGYAIRRPEPLLIFALCSGSHSDPALHVYTPKRVLEELESAKEEYILSTTSITKEQKIVVPKIVESFAKSSGLGAFDLMEMVKPYLPDSQRKCIREFQSKTSWKGIELAPHNFTFHYLLSKELG
- the LOC107628932 gene encoding plastid division protein PDV2; its protein translation is MEEEGIGLVLARATELRLKISNCIHTATATTSNHAPLTLNGPSPSAADDDDDEATDMLLKICDALEALETQLASLQVLQQQQRYQREIALAEIESSRKVLIDKLKEYKGKELDVIHEASTFASETVETNNDLLLPPYPSRPPYSMSLDKEYLSQIPSVNKSGRNGLITLDPMIEAKNSLDDKEQNHAANEDKSLRKGLGYFITSAAKTMLTVAGVVSILSVSGFGPNLGKLGVRFNVQGWRQRTENENERSAAQNVKHRSITQCPPGRILVMENGEARCLVKERVEIPFSVVASTPDINYGCGCNNIEGHNQLLVAQVAYKRIMSTLEARAFTEEQEALVVKSWNVMKKNSAELGFKFFLKIFEIAPSAQKLFSFLKDSKVPLEQNPKLKTHAVTVFVMTCESAVQLRKAGKVTVRESNLKKMGATHFRVGVVDAHYEVTKFALLETIKEAVPEMWSPAMKEAWSEAYDQLVGAIKSEMKPSA